One genomic segment of Streptomyces sp. NBC_00239 includes these proteins:
- a CDS encoding ATP-binding cassette domain-containing protein, with the protein MPGAIYAEGLVKTFGDVRALDGVDLDVPEGTVLGLLGPNGAGKTTTVRVLTTLLQPDSGRAVVAGIDVLKHPNEVRRSIGLSGQFAAVDEYLTGRENLQMVGRLYQMNAKAAKARADELLERFNLADAADRTAKTYSGGMRRRLDLAAALVVRPPVMFMDEPTTGLDPRNRQGLWDVIQELVAGGTTLLLTTQYLEEADHLAHDICVVDHGRVIARGTSDQLKAQTGGERVEVVVHEREHIATAREVLSAFGKGETAVEDHTRKLTVPVTGGAKLLAEVIRELDSRGIEIDDIGLRRPTLDDVFISLTGHVAVAEEENGESAPADKADKGHKGRKARTEDAT; encoded by the coding sequence ATGCCAGGCGCGATCTACGCCGAAGGTCTGGTGAAGACCTTCGGTGATGTACGGGCCCTGGACGGTGTGGACCTCGATGTTCCCGAGGGCACCGTGCTGGGCCTGCTAGGCCCCAACGGCGCGGGCAAGACCACGACCGTGCGCGTCCTGACCACCCTCCTCCAGCCCGACAGCGGCCGGGCCGTCGTCGCCGGCATCGACGTGCTCAAGCACCCCAACGAAGTGCGGCGCAGCATCGGCCTGTCCGGCCAGTTCGCCGCCGTCGACGAATACCTGACCGGCCGCGAGAACCTCCAGATGGTCGGCCGGCTCTACCAGATGAACGCCAAGGCCGCGAAGGCCCGCGCGGACGAGCTGCTGGAGCGCTTCAACCTGGCGGACGCGGCCGACCGCACCGCCAAGACCTACTCCGGCGGCATGCGCCGCCGCCTCGACCTCGCGGCCGCACTGGTCGTACGGCCGCCCGTGATGTTCATGGACGAGCCGACCACCGGCCTCGACCCCCGCAACCGGCAGGGCCTGTGGGACGTGATCCAGGAGCTGGTCGCGGGCGGCACCACCCTGCTGCTCACCACCCAGTACCTGGAGGAGGCCGACCACCTGGCGCACGACATCTGCGTGGTCGACCACGGCCGCGTCATCGCCCGCGGCACCTCCGACCAGCTCAAGGCCCAGACGGGCGGCGAGCGCGTCGAGGTCGTCGTGCACGAGCGCGAGCACATCGCCACCGCCCGCGAGGTCCTCTCGGCCTTCGGCAAGGGCGAGACCGCGGTCGAGGACCACACCCGCAAGCTCACCGTCCCGGTCACCGGCGGCGCCAAGCTGCTCGCCGAGGTGATCCGCGAGCTGGACTCGCGCGGCATCGAGATCGACGACATCGGCCTGCGCCGCCCGACCCTCGACGACGTCTTCATCTCCCTGACCGGCCACGTGGCCGTGGCGGAGGAGGAGAACGGCGAGAGCGCGCCCGCCGACAAGGCGGACAAGGGACACAAGGGCCGCAAGGCACGGACGGAGGACGCCACGTGA
- the ilvA gene encoding threonine ammonia-lyase has product MSYGLPIPIAPVIIDDVRGAQKMLSGVARVTAMEGSRYLSSLVAAPVHLKCENLQRTGSFKLRGAYVRIAGLSPVQRAAGVVAASAGNHAQGVALASSLLGVRSTVFMPVGAPLPKVAATRDYGAEVVLHGQVVDESLAAAEEYAERTGAVFIHPFDHHDIIAGQGTVGLEILEQCPEVRTILVGIGGGGLAAGIAVAVKALRPDVRIIGVQAAGAAAYPPSLAVGHPVSVDAPNTMADGIKVGRPGDVPFRIIGELLDDVRTVSEEALSTALLLCLERAKLLVEPAGCSTVAALLSEPERYGDGPVVAVLSGGNVDPLLLQRILRHGMASAGRYLSLRLRVADRPGALAGLLGVLSTVDANVLDVSHVRTDPRLGLTEVEVELHLETKGPEHCAEVARSLHAAGYRVMS; this is encoded by the coding sequence ATGAGTTACGGACTGCCGATCCCCATCGCGCCGGTCATCATCGACGACGTCCGCGGCGCCCAGAAGATGCTGTCCGGCGTCGCGCGGGTCACCGCGATGGAGGGCAGCCGGTACCTGTCCTCACTGGTGGCGGCCCCGGTGCACCTGAAGTGCGAGAACCTCCAGCGGACGGGCTCCTTCAAGCTGCGCGGCGCGTACGTGCGGATCGCCGGCCTGTCACCGGTGCAGCGCGCCGCCGGCGTGGTCGCGGCCAGCGCCGGCAACCACGCGCAGGGCGTCGCCCTCGCGTCCTCGCTGCTCGGCGTGCGGTCCACCGTGTTCATGCCGGTCGGCGCACCTCTGCCGAAGGTCGCGGCGACCCGCGACTACGGCGCCGAGGTGGTCCTGCACGGGCAGGTGGTCGACGAGTCGCTGGCCGCCGCCGAGGAGTACGCGGAACGCACCGGGGCGGTCTTCATCCACCCCTTCGACCACCACGACATCATCGCCGGGCAGGGCACGGTCGGCCTGGAGATCCTGGAGCAGTGCCCGGAGGTCCGCACGATCCTGGTCGGGATCGGCGGCGGCGGGCTGGCCGCCGGGATCGCGGTCGCGGTGAAGGCGCTGCGCCCGGACGTGCGGATCATCGGCGTGCAGGCGGCGGGCGCGGCCGCGTACCCGCCCTCGCTGGCCGTGGGCCACCCGGTCTCGGTCGACGCGCCGAACACGATGGCCGACGGCATCAAGGTGGGCCGCCCCGGCGACGTCCCGTTCCGGATCATCGGCGAACTGCTGGACGACGTACGGACCGTGTCCGAGGAGGCGCTGTCCACGGCGCTGCTGCTCTGCCTGGAGCGGGCCAAGCTGCTGGTCGAGCCGGCCGGGTGCAGCACGGTCGCGGCGCTGCTCAGCGAGCCGGAGCGGTACGGGGACGGCCCGGTGGTGGCCGTGCTGTCGGGCGGGAACGTGGACCCGCTGCTGCTCCAGCGGATCCTGCGGCACGGCATGGCCTCCGCGGGCCGCTACCTGTCGCTGCGGCTGCGCGTGGCGGACCGGCCGGGGGCGCTGGCCGGGCTGCTCGGGGTGCTGTCGACGGTGGACGCGAACGTCCTGGACGTCAGCCACGTGCGGACCGACCCGCGGCTCGGACTCACCGAGGTCGAGGTGGAGCTGCACCTGGAGACGAAGGGGCCCGAGCACTGCGCGGAGGTCGCCCGCTCCCTGCACGCGGCCGGCTACCGGGTCATGAGCTGA
- a CDS encoding MarR family winged helix-turn-helix transcriptional regulator encodes MPSSPAHPDVPADSAAGLLDALQHQVAVFARRAEQTRLGGVGQARNSMDRAAYLLLNRLDLEGPMGVKALAAGMGIDSSTVTRQVAPLVDTGLVKRTSHPEDGRAVVLALSPRGLARLEDVRSSRRELMAQVTEGWSEDERESFTTLLTRFNISLSERMAAAGADATEPAQTS; translated from the coding sequence ATGCCCTCCTCCCCGGCCCATCCTGACGTGCCGGCCGACTCCGCCGCCGGCCTCCTCGACGCCCTCCAGCACCAGGTGGCGGTCTTCGCACGCCGTGCCGAGCAGACCCGGCTGGGCGGGGTCGGACAGGCCCGCAACTCGATGGACCGCGCCGCGTACCTGCTGCTCAACCGGCTGGACCTGGAAGGCCCGATGGGCGTCAAGGCGCTGGCCGCGGGCATGGGCATCGACTCGTCGACCGTGACCCGGCAGGTCGCACCGCTCGTCGACACCGGTCTGGTGAAGCGCACCTCGCACCCCGAGGACGGCCGCGCGGTGGTCCTCGCGCTGTCGCCGCGCGGCCTGGCCCGCCTGGAGGACGTACGCTCCTCGCGCCGCGAGCTGATGGCCCAGGTGACCGAGGGCTGGAGCGAGGACGAGCGGGAATCCTTCACCACGCTCCTGACCCGCTTCAACATCTCCCTCTCGGAGCGGATGGCGGCCGCGGGCGCCGACGCGACGGAGCCCGCGCAGACCTCTTGA
- a CDS encoding sigma factor-like helix-turn-helix DNA-binding protein: MGRVTVGPDDQSPCWDREFEAFVAGAAGRLLHAATLLTTEPDDANPAARELLAGALARTYAHWDRLRGDDPYAHARRELCAAFARAAWRHRRGRGGVLTRLTPRLRLVLVLRLYEGMAEEQIGALLGLPPDRVRALAARAATLLNPRPATRRETAR, from the coding sequence ATGGGAAGGGTGACGGTCGGGCCGGATGATCAATCCCCGTGCTGGGACCGGGAGTTCGAGGCGTTCGTCGCCGGAGCCGCCGGTCGGCTGCTGCATGCCGCGACCCTGCTGACCACCGAGCCCGACGACGCCAACCCCGCCGCCCGCGAACTCCTCGCGGGCGCCCTGGCCCGTACGTACGCCCACTGGGACCGGCTCCGCGGCGACGATCCGTACGCCCACGCCCGCCGCGAACTGTGTGCCGCCTTCGCCCGCGCCGCCTGGCGCCACCGCCGCGGCCGGGGCGGCGTCCTCACCCGCCTCACCCCGCGGCTGCGCCTGGTACTGGTCCTGCGGCTCTACGAAGGCATGGCCGAGGAACAGATCGGCGCCCTCCTGGGCCTGCCCCCGGACCGCGTCCGGGCCCTGGCAGCCCGCGCCGCCACCCTGCTGAACCCGCGCCCGGCGACGAGGAGGGAAACGGCCCGATGA
- the greA gene encoding transcription elongation factor GreA, which yields MTQTSESVTWLTQDAYDQLKAELEYLSGPARTEIAAKIAAAREEGDLRENGGYHAAKEEQGKQELRVRQLTQLLEVARVGEAPASDGTVAPGTVVTIAFDGDPDDTVTFLLASREYASSDIETYSPQSPLGRGVAGKKIGDDAEYELPNGKKAAVKILDVKPYSG from the coding sequence GTGACCCAGACCAGCGAGAGCGTCACCTGGCTGACCCAGGACGCCTACGACCAGCTCAAGGCCGAGCTGGAGTACCTGTCTGGACCCGCGCGCACCGAGATCGCGGCCAAGATCGCCGCGGCTCGCGAAGAGGGCGATCTGCGGGAGAACGGCGGGTACCACGCGGCCAAGGAGGAGCAGGGCAAGCAGGAGCTCCGGGTCCGCCAGCTCACCCAGCTCCTGGAGGTCGCGCGGGTCGGCGAGGCGCCGGCCTCCGACGGCACGGTGGCCCCCGGCACCGTCGTCACCATCGCCTTCGACGGCGACCCGGACGACACGGTGACCTTCCTGCTCGCCTCGCGCGAGTACGCGTCCTCGGACATCGAGACGTACTCCCCGCAGTCCCCGCTGGGACGCGGCGTGGCCGGCAAGAAGATCGGCGACGACGCCGAGTACGAGCTGCCGAACGGCAAGAAGGCCGCCGTCAAGATCCTCGACGTCAAGCCGTACTCCGGCTGA
- a CDS encoding tetratricopeptide repeat protein, translating into MRDVHRGEAERALARAVEEEVRRSGGRVEQGALMARALPSLEAMAATAGPEYEAWTRALDADAATEQSLGAAFRSSNNATAVLVTGVAAAAAVAADLCLGLDAASSFGAGAVVAVAGAAATVAKVTAVHLPAAHRRAGALSQPGGTEQLRLQWLSALEVRGIRPFLDRQRAAGAARPAARADRPSGTGPQLRGTDRSAAARRRSALEQSFGQLPSGDGVFLGRRAELARIVQWVQAARAGTETLPVVVVLHGDPGAGRTSLAVRAAHEVRDQYRGACVVDLRGGSLSGETPLPTREALLHLLNRLGAPREQLLFRDRSSAAQQMRRLVELYHEHVRGVPVTVVLDDAVDAEQVRLLLPERSDSLVLVTARERLELPADVPARVHHLEVAPLAAADAEAVLRTAVEDAQTSVYDEQALEAIFRFTGGLPLALRLTGPLLGTHTARRFEVHLAERLGSLDVTDRALDLSYAHLQEPARQLLRRLSLAGRVSVGAAAAAALAEGSEGDALRLLAGLARAGLVDHVRGERYRLHDSVRSYAAAKLLAEEDRDDIAAAQERLIRTYAQLADAVIRMVDGKTSTRADRFGGHGFASLDAALAWLDEESSFITAALRHTEGVDQRAVLDLLGALCDYCLLRGDLYRLGEINELIQAVEAGRAAGGDGEGGGGQGLLARSVQWRTGIAARQLGELDTARSTLTSVVDLYFEAQHTAGAARALCSLGITLHHQGQLTEAAAKLREALEVQSGEELAADRAWTLHALAAVERDRANLAEARSLLALSLALHEESESLHGQGWAHFQLGQVHLRGGDVPGAERELRRALDLAGRTRDGRAEAWALTELARARLVAGEPGAAVDGLREALSRHRESEDARGEAWTLYYLGQALEERGDADQAVRELERARTMFSRMRDVYGLACARHHSGRVTRDVRAVQTGGLRNSGFARQLLADARADFRRIGLAHGEAWTCLELVVVDAGNARIAQALGLCEEAVALFDSYGDARGGDWARFLRCTLLPYADPDAGVAAAVAEIAALAARPHGLRDGRLSEALDAYAVALDRGVDPAAGWQAWRLNLTPDRHAREIMGVPA; encoded by the coding sequence ATGCGGGACGTGCATCGGGGCGAGGCGGAGCGGGCGCTCGCGCGGGCGGTCGAGGAGGAGGTCCGACGGTCCGGCGGCCGGGTGGAGCAGGGGGCGCTGATGGCACGCGCGCTGCCGTCGCTGGAGGCGATGGCGGCGACGGCCGGGCCGGAGTACGAGGCCTGGACGCGGGCCCTGGACGCGGACGCGGCCACCGAGCAGTCGCTCGGCGCGGCCTTCCGCAGCTCGAACAACGCGACGGCCGTACTGGTGACGGGCGTTGCGGCGGCGGCCGCGGTCGCCGCGGACCTCTGCCTCGGCCTGGACGCGGCGTCCTCGTTCGGCGCGGGGGCCGTCGTCGCCGTCGCCGGGGCGGCGGCCACCGTGGCGAAGGTGACGGCGGTCCACCTGCCCGCCGCGCACCGCCGGGCGGGCGCCCTGAGCCAGCCCGGCGGCACCGAGCAGCTGCGGCTCCAGTGGCTGTCCGCCCTGGAGGTGCGCGGGATCCGGCCGTTCCTCGACCGGCAGCGGGCGGCGGGCGCGGCGCGGCCTGCGGCGCGTGCGGACCGGCCGTCCGGGACCGGGCCGCAGCTGCGCGGCACGGACCGCAGCGCGGCCGCCCGCCGGCGCAGCGCGCTGGAGCAGTCCTTCGGGCAACTCCCGTCCGGTGACGGGGTGTTCCTGGGACGGCGGGCGGAGCTGGCCCGCATCGTGCAGTGGGTGCAGGCGGCCCGCGCCGGTACGGAGACCCTGCCGGTGGTCGTGGTGCTGCACGGGGATCCCGGTGCGGGCCGCACCTCCCTCGCGGTGCGGGCGGCGCACGAGGTCCGGGACCAGTACCGGGGCGCCTGCGTGGTCGACCTGCGCGGCGGCTCGCTCAGCGGCGAGACCCCGCTGCCGACCCGGGAGGCGCTGCTGCACCTCCTGAACCGGCTGGGCGCGCCCCGCGAGCAGCTGCTGTTCCGCGACCGGTCGTCGGCCGCGCAGCAGATGCGGCGGCTGGTGGAGCTGTACCACGAGCACGTGCGCGGCGTGCCGGTCACGGTGGTCCTCGACGACGCGGTGGACGCGGAGCAGGTGCGGTTGCTGCTGCCGGAGCGCTCCGACAGCCTGGTGCTGGTGACGGCCCGGGAGCGGCTGGAGCTCCCCGCGGACGTCCCGGCCCGGGTCCACCACCTGGAGGTGGCGCCGCTGGCGGCCGCGGATGCCGAGGCGGTGCTGCGTACGGCGGTCGAGGACGCGCAGACGTCGGTGTACGACGAGCAGGCGCTGGAGGCGATCTTCCGGTTCACCGGCGGGCTGCCGCTGGCGCTGCGCCTGACGGGCCCGCTGCTGGGGACGCACACGGCGCGCCGGTTCGAGGTGCACCTCGCCGAGCGGCTGGGTTCACTCGACGTGACGGACCGGGCGCTGGACCTGTCGTACGCGCACCTCCAGGAGCCCGCCCGGCAGCTGCTGCGGCGGCTGTCGCTGGCCGGCCGGGTGTCGGTGGGGGCGGCCGCCGCGGCCGCGCTGGCCGAGGGGTCGGAGGGGGACGCGCTGCGGCTGCTGGCGGGGCTGGCCCGGGCCGGGCTCGTCGACCACGTGCGCGGGGAGCGGTACCGGCTGCACGACTCGGTGCGCTCGTACGCGGCCGCGAAGCTGCTCGCGGAGGAGGACCGGGACGACATCGCGGCGGCGCAGGAGCGGCTGATCCGGACGTACGCGCAGCTGGCGGACGCGGTGATCCGGATGGTCGACGGGAAGACGTCGACGCGCGCGGACCGGTTCGGCGGGCACGGCTTCGCCTCGCTGGACGCGGCGCTGGCCTGGCTGGACGAGGAGTCGAGCTTCATCACGGCGGCGCTGCGGCACACCGAGGGCGTGGACCAGCGGGCCGTGCTGGACCTGCTGGGCGCGCTGTGCGACTACTGCCTGCTGCGCGGCGACCTGTACCGGCTGGGCGAGATCAACGAGCTGATCCAGGCGGTGGAGGCGGGCCGGGCGGCCGGCGGCGATGGCGAGGGCGGCGGCGGGCAGGGGCTGCTGGCCCGGTCGGTGCAGTGGCGCACCGGCATCGCGGCCCGCCAGCTCGGCGAGCTGGACACGGCGCGTTCGACGCTGACGTCGGTGGTCGACCTGTACTTCGAGGCGCAGCACACGGCGGGCGCGGCGCGGGCGCTGTGCTCGCTGGGCATCACCCTGCACCACCAGGGTCAGCTGACGGAGGCGGCGGCGAAGCTGCGCGAGGCGCTGGAGGTGCAGTCCGGGGAGGAGCTGGCGGCCGACCGGGCGTGGACGCTGCACGCGCTGGCGGCGGTGGAGCGGGACCGGGCGAACCTGGCCGAGGCGCGGTCGCTGCTGGCCCTGTCGCTGGCGCTGCACGAGGAGAGCGAATCGCTGCACGGGCAGGGCTGGGCGCATTTCCAGCTGGGCCAGGTGCACCTGCGCGGCGGTGACGTCCCGGGGGCGGAGCGGGAGCTGCGGCGGGCCCTGGACCTGGCGGGGCGGACCCGCGACGGGCGGGCCGAGGCGTGGGCGCTGACGGAGCTGGCGCGGGCCCGGCTGGTGGCCGGGGAGCCGGGTGCGGCCGTCGACGGGCTGCGGGAGGCGCTGTCGCGGCACCGGGAGTCGGAGGACGCGCGCGGCGAGGCCTGGACGTTGTACTACCTGGGGCAGGCGCTGGAGGAGCGCGGCGACGCGGACCAGGCGGTACGGGAGCTGGAGCGGGCCCGGACGATGTTCTCGCGGATGCGGGACGTGTACGGGCTGGCCTGCGCGCGTCACCACTCGGGGCGGGTCACCCGCGACGTGCGGGCCGTGCAGACCGGCGGCCTGCGCAATTCGGGTTTCGCGCGGCAGCTGCTGGCGGACGCGCGGGCGGACTTCCGCCGCATCGGGCTGGCCCACGGCGAGGCGTGGACGTGCCTGGAGCTGGTGGTGGTCGACGCGGGGAACGCGCGGATCGCCCAGGCGTTGGGGTTGTGCGAGGAGGCGGTGGCGCTGTTCGACTCGTACGGCGACGCGCGGGGCGGGGACTGGGCGCGGTTCCTGCGCTGCACGTTGTTGCCGTACGCGGATCCTGACGCGGGGGTGGCGGCGGCCGTGGCGGAGATCGCGGCGCTTGCGGCGCGGCCGCACGGGTTGCGTGACGGGCGGTTGTCCGAGGCGCTCGACGCGTATGCGGTCGCCCTGGACCGCGGGGTCGACCCGGCCGCGGGATGGCAGGCGTGGCGCCTGAACCTCACCCCCGACCGGCACGCCCGGGAAATCATGGGCGTCCCCGCCTGA
- the mca gene encoding mycothiol conjugate amidase Mca, with the protein MTEQLRLMAVHAHPDDESSKGAATMAKYVSEGVDVLVVTCTGGERGSILNPKLQGDKYIEENIHEVRRKEMDEAREILGVKQEWLGYVDSGLPEGDPLPPLPEGCFALEEVDAAAGRLVAKIRAFRPHVVTTYDENGGYPHPDHIMTHKITMVAFDGAADTEKYPEAEFGPAYQPQKVYYNQGFNKPRTLALHNGLLERGMESPYGEWIERWKEFERTERTLTTYVPCGEFFEIRDKALIAHATQIDPDGGWFRVPLDIQREIWPTEEYELAKSLVPTSLPEDDLFAGIRENA; encoded by the coding sequence TTGACTGAGCAGCTTCGACTGATGGCCGTGCACGCCCACCCCGACGACGAGTCGAGCAAGGGCGCGGCCACCATGGCCAAGTACGTGTCCGAGGGGGTGGACGTGCTGGTCGTGACCTGCACGGGTGGCGAGCGCGGCTCGATCCTCAACCCCAAGCTCCAGGGCGACAAGTACATCGAGGAGAACATCCACGAGGTGCGCCGCAAGGAGATGGACGAGGCCCGGGAGATCCTGGGCGTCAAGCAGGAGTGGCTGGGATACGTCGACTCGGGCCTGCCCGAGGGCGACCCGCTGCCGCCGCTGCCCGAGGGCTGCTTCGCGCTGGAGGAGGTCGACGCGGCCGCCGGGCGGCTCGTCGCCAAGATCCGCGCGTTCCGACCGCACGTCGTCACGACGTACGACGAGAACGGCGGCTACCCGCACCCCGACCACATCATGACCCACAAGATCACGATGGTGGCCTTCGACGGTGCGGCCGACACCGAGAAGTACCCCGAGGCCGAGTTCGGGCCCGCGTACCAGCCGCAGAAGGTCTACTACAACCAGGGCTTCAACAAGCCGCGCACCCTCGCCCTGCACAACGGGCTGCTGGAGCGCGGCATGGAGTCGCCGTACGGGGAGTGGATCGAGCGCTGGAAGGAGTTCGAGCGCACCGAGCGGACGCTGACCACGTACGTGCCGTGCGGCGAGTTCTTCGAGATCCGCGACAAGGCCCTCATCGCGCACGCCACGCAGATCGACCCGGACGGCGGCTGGTTCCGGGTGCCGCTGGACATCCAGCGGGAGATCTGGCCGACCGAGGAGTACGAGCTCGCGAAGTCGCTCGTGCCGACATCCCTCCCCGAGGACGACCTCTTCGCGGGCATCCGGGAGAATGCGTAG
- a CDS encoding DUF4307 domain-containing protein — protein MSAVRESLPEGRYGRSEDERADRKLKIVGSLLGVGLLGLVGWIGYDYVGGQTVSGQVITFRVVSDSEVRIQLEIHKDTAAIEAVCTVNAQDRDHADVGRADFSFDAKQTRLDETVVLKTTSRATSAELVSCQAR, from the coding sequence ATGAGCGCGGTACGCGAAAGCCTTCCCGAGGGCCGCTACGGCCGCTCCGAGGACGAACGCGCCGACCGCAAGCTCAAGATCGTCGGCTCGCTGCTGGGCGTCGGCCTGCTCGGCCTGGTCGGCTGGATCGGCTACGACTACGTCGGCGGCCAGACGGTCAGCGGCCAGGTCATCACGTTCCGGGTGGTCTCGGACTCCGAGGTCCGCATCCAGCTGGAGATCCACAAGGACACCGCGGCGATCGAGGCCGTGTGCACGGTCAACGCCCAGGACCGCGACCACGCCGATGTCGGCCGCGCGGACTTCTCCTTCGACGCGAAGCAGACCCGCCTCGACGAGACCGTCGTCCTCAAGACCACCTCCCGCGCCACCTCCGCCGAACTCGTCTCCTGCCAGGCCCGCTGA
- a CDS encoding ABC transporter permease: MTADTSTLGTGGGAGTGHVAPRPRGSVVQSVSDSLVIAKRNLIRMSRIPEMIIFGVIQPVMFVVLFSYVFGGSISVDGNTSPAAYREFLMAGIFAQTVTFATAGAGAGIADDMHKGLIDRFRSLPMARGAVLTGRTLADLVQTTLTLVVLAIVALLVGWRTHTSVGEVLAGFALLLLLGYAFSWIGALIGLSVRTPEAATSGGLIWLFPLTFISNAFVPSDNMPTFLRHIAEWNPFSATVQAARELFGNLPPGYEAPAAWPMQHPVIASVLWSVIIVVVFRTLSVRKYRSATA, translated from the coding sequence GTGACCGCCGACACCTCCACCCTCGGCACCGGCGGCGGCGCCGGGACCGGGCACGTCGCCCCGCGCCCGCGCGGCAGCGTCGTCCAGTCCGTCAGCGACTCCCTGGTCATCGCCAAGCGGAACCTGATCCGGATGTCCCGGATCCCCGAGATGATCATCTTCGGCGTGATCCAGCCGGTGATGTTCGTCGTCCTGTTCAGCTACGTCTTCGGCGGCTCGATCAGCGTCGACGGCAACACCTCGCCGGCCGCGTACCGCGAGTTCCTGATGGCCGGCATCTTCGCCCAGACGGTCACCTTCGCGACCGCCGGGGCGGGCGCGGGCATCGCCGACGACATGCACAAGGGCCTGATCGACCGGTTCCGCTCGCTGCCGATGGCCCGCGGCGCGGTCCTCACCGGCCGTACCCTCGCGGACCTCGTGCAGACCACGCTGACCCTGGTGGTCCTCGCGATCGTCGCGCTGCTGGTCGGTTGGCGCACCCACACGAGCGTTGGCGAGGTCCTGGCGGGCTTCGCGCTGCTGCTCCTGCTCGGGTACGCGTTCTCCTGGATCGGCGCGCTGATCGGGCTGTCCGTACGGACCCCGGAGGCGGCCACCTCGGGCGGTCTGATCTGGCTGTTCCCGCTGACGTTCATCTCGAACGCGTTCGTCCCCTCCGACAACATGCCGACCTTCCTGCGGCACATCGCGGAGTGGAACCCCTTCAGCGCGACCGTGCAGGCGGCGCGCGAGCTGTTCGGCAATCTGCCGCCCGGCTACGAGGCGCCGGCGGCCTGGCCGATGCAGCACCCGGTGATCGCGTCCGTGCTCTGGTCGGTGATCATCGTCGTGGTCTTCCGGACCCTGTCGGTCCGCAAGTACCGCTCGGCCACCGCCTGA
- a CDS encoding cystathionine gamma-synthase, whose protein sequence is MSHEQQSFETRAIHAGNTADPLTGAVVPPIYQVSTYKQDGVGGLRGGYEYSRSANPTRTALEENLAALEGGRRGLAFASGLAAEDCLLRTLLAPGDHVVIPNDAYGGTFRLFAKVVSRWGVEWSVADTSDPASVRAALTDRTKAIWVETPSNPLLGITDIAAVADIARTAGVKLVVDNTFASPYLQQPLALGADVVVHSLTKYMGGHSDVVGGALVTADAALGEELAYHQNAMGAVAGPFDSWIVLRGIKTLAVRMDRHSENATRVADMLTRHPKVSRVLYPGLPEHPGHEVAAKQMRSFGGMISFQVAGGEEAAVEVCNRAQLFTLGESLGGVESLIEHPGRMTHASVVGSPLEVPADLVRLSVGIENVDDLIADLTQALG, encoded by the coding sequence ATGAGCCACGAGCAGCAGAGTTTCGAGACCCGCGCCATTCACGCGGGCAATACGGCGGACCCGCTCACCGGCGCGGTCGTGCCCCCGATCTACCAGGTCTCCACGTACAAGCAGGACGGTGTCGGGGGGCTCCGCGGCGGCTACGAGTACAGCCGCAGCGCCAACCCGACCCGTACCGCGCTGGAGGAGAACCTGGCGGCGCTGGAGGGCGGCCGGCGCGGCCTCGCCTTCGCATCGGGCCTCGCCGCGGAGGACTGCCTCCTGCGCACGCTCCTCGCCCCCGGCGACCACGTGGTCATTCCGAACGACGCCTACGGCGGCACCTTCCGGCTGTTCGCCAAGGTGGTCTCGCGCTGGGGCGTCGAGTGGTCGGTCGCCGACACCTCGGACCCGGCCTCCGTGCGGGCGGCGCTCACCGACCGCACCAAGGCCATCTGGGTGGAGACCCCCTCCAACCCGCTCCTGGGCATCACGGACATCGCGGCGGTCGCGGACATCGCCCGCACCGCCGGCGTGAAGCTGGTCGTCGACAACACCTTCGCCTCGCCCTACCTCCAGCAGCCCCTCGCGCTGGGCGCGGACGTGGTGGTGCACTCGCTGACCAAGTACATGGGCGGCCACTCGGACGTGGTCGGCGGCGCGCTGGTGACGGCGGACGCGGCCCTCGGCGAGGAGCTCGCCTACCACCAGAACGCGATGGGCGCCGTGGCCGGTCCCTTCGACTCCTGGATCGTGCTGCGCGGCATCAAGACGCTCGCCGTGCGCATGGACCGCCACAGCGAGAACGCGACGCGGGTGGCCGACATGCTGACCCGCCACCCGAAGGTGTCCCGGGTCCTCTACCCGGGCCTGCCCGAGCACCCGGGCCACGAGGTCGCCGCGAAGCAGATGCGTTCCTTCGGCGGCATGATCTCCTTCCAGGTCGCCGGCGGCGAGGAGGCGGCGGTCGAGGTCTGCAACCGCGCGCAGCTCTTCACCCTGGGCGAGTCCCTGGGCGGCGTCGAGTCCCTGATCGAGCACCCGGGCCGGATGACCCACGCCTCGGTGGTGGGCTCCCCGCTGGAGGTCCCCGCGGACCTGGTCCGCCTGTCGGTGGGCATCGAGAACGTGGACGACCTCATCGCCGACCTGACCCAGGCGCTGGGCTGA